Proteins co-encoded in one Pongo pygmaeus isolate AG05252 chromosome 23, NHGRI_mPonPyg2-v2.0_pri, whole genome shotgun sequence genomic window:
- the CHCHD10 gene encoding coiled-coil-helix-coiled-coil-helix domain-containing protein 10, mitochondrial gives MPRGSRSAASRPASRPAAPSAHPPAHPPPSAAAPAPAPSGQPGLMAQMATTAAGVAVGSAVGHVMGSALTGAFSGGSSEPSQPAVQQAPTPAAPQPLQMGPCAYEIRQFLDCSTTQSDLSLCEGFSEALKQCKYYHGLSSLP, from the exons ATGCCTCGGGGAAGCCGCAGCGCGGCCTCCCGGCCAGCCAG CCGCCCCGCCGCGCCCTCTGCCCACCCGCCCGCGCACCCACCACCCTCGGCAGCCGCCCCAGCGCCCGCCCCTTCGGGCCAGCCGGGACTCATGGCTCAGATGGCGACCACGGCCGCAGGGGTAGCCGTGGGCTCGGCTGTGGGACACGTCATGGGCAGCGCCCTGACCGGAGCCTTCAGCGGGGGGAGCTCGGAGCCCTCCCAGCCTGCTGTCCAGCAG gcccccacccccgCTGCTCCCCAGCCCCTGCAGATGGGGCCCTGCGCCTACGAGATCAGGCAGTTCCTGGACTGTTCGACCACTCAGAGTGACCTGTCCCTGTGTGAGGGCTTCAGCGAGGCCCTGAAGCAGTGCAAGTACTACCATG GTCTGAGCTCCCTGCCCTGA